A region from the Streptosporangium sp. NBC_01756 genome encodes:
- a CDS encoding glycosyltransferase, producing MKIAMVSEHASPLATVGGADAGGQNVHVAALSRALAARGHEVTVYTRREDPGQPDEVPFAPGVTVSHVPAGPAVTMAKDDLLPWIPDFSRWLAQRWHADPPDIAHSHFWMSGLATLAATRDTAVPMAHTFHALGMVKRRHQGQADTSPRERIETEALVARQADMVIATCADEVAELGRMRMPGNSVSIVPCGVDPDAFTPAGPKLDLGPGPILLAIGRAVPRKGVETTIRALRHVPEATLVIAGGSPDEPELARLARIAGMYGVADRVRFLGRVAREDVPTLMRSADLVVSVPWYEPFGIVPLEAMACGVPVVASAVGGHLDTVVPGRTGLLVPPRKAAVLGRALRGLLADPALLTSYGIAAAERARSRYTWDRVAARTLAVYTDVLTSRGRSSGLTRACPGTDAA from the coding sequence ATGAAGATCGCTATGGTGTCCGAACACGCCAGCCCCCTGGCGACCGTCGGCGGCGCCGACGCCGGCGGACAGAACGTCCACGTCGCCGCCCTCTCCCGTGCACTCGCCGCGCGGGGACACGAGGTGACCGTCTACACCCGCAGGGAGGACCCCGGCCAGCCGGACGAGGTCCCCTTCGCCCCCGGGGTGACCGTGTCCCACGTCCCGGCCGGTCCCGCGGTGACGATGGCCAAGGACGACCTGCTCCCCTGGATCCCGGACTTCAGCCGGTGGCTCGCACAGCGCTGGCACGCCGACCCGCCCGACATCGCGCACAGCCACTTCTGGATGAGCGGTCTGGCCACCCTGGCCGCCACCCGGGACACCGCGGTGCCGATGGCGCACACCTTCCACGCCCTGGGCATGGTCAAGCGCCGTCACCAGGGGCAGGCCGACACCAGCCCGCGCGAGCGCATCGAGACCGAGGCGCTCGTCGCCCGCCAGGCGGACATGGTCATCGCGACCTGCGCCGACGAGGTGGCCGAGCTGGGCCGGATGCGGATGCCCGGCAACTCCGTGAGCATCGTCCCCTGCGGCGTCGACCCGGACGCCTTCACCCCGGCCGGTCCGAAACTGGACCTCGGCCCCGGGCCGATCCTGCTCGCCATCGGCCGGGCGGTCCCGCGCAAGGGTGTGGAGACCACGATCCGGGCCCTGCGCCACGTGCCGGAGGCCACCCTCGTGATCGCGGGCGGCTCCCCGGATGAGCCGGAATTGGCCCGGCTGGCGCGGATCGCCGGAATGTACGGCGTAGCGGACCGTGTCCGGTTCCTCGGCCGGGTGGCCAGGGAGGACGTTCCGACGCTGATGCGCTCGGCGGACCTCGTGGTCAGCGTGCCGTGGTACGAACCGTTCGGCATCGTGCCGCTGGAGGCCATGGCCTGCGGCGTTCCGGTGGTCGCCTCGGCGGTCGGCGGCCACCTGGACACGGTCGTCCCCGGCCGCACCGGCCTGCTGGTCCCACCGCGCAAGGCGGCGGTCCTCGGCCGCGCCCTGCGCGGGCTGCTCGCCGACCCGGCCCTGCTCACCTCGTACGGCATCGCCGCCGCCGAGCGGGCGAGATCCCGCTACACCTGGGACCGGGTCGCCGCCCGGACCCTCGCCGTCTACACGGACGTGCTCACCTCTCGCGGCCGGTCATCCGGCCTGACCCGCGCCTGCCCGGGTACGGACGCCGCCTGA
- a CDS encoding nucleotidyltransferase family protein — MGSHSHEVTDAILETLKRASSGLKDADVRFALAGGCAAYARGAAPSLHDVDFVLPQEDVPTALAALRELGFQTAKPPEDWLVKAYDEGRLVDLIFSICDHPVTPALLDRAEPMKASAVILPVLEATDLVISWLLPLSEHSCDYGSLLPQVRALREQVDWERAAAVVQDSPYAFTFLTLLERLEVISGPVKPVGDPSWP, encoded by the coding sequence ATGGGAAGCCACAGCCATGAGGTAACCGACGCGATCCTGGAAACGCTGAAGCGGGCGAGTAGCGGGCTGAAGGACGCGGACGTCAGGTTCGCGCTCGCCGGCGGCTGCGCCGCATACGCGCGCGGTGCGGCGCCGTCGCTGCACGACGTGGACTTCGTCCTCCCGCAGGAGGACGTGCCAACCGCCCTTGCGGCACTACGCGAACTCGGCTTCCAAACAGCCAAGCCTCCGGAGGACTGGCTGGTCAAGGCCTACGACGAAGGCAGGCTGGTGGACCTGATCTTCTCCATCTGCGACCACCCCGTCACGCCGGCGTTGCTGGACCGGGCCGAGCCGATGAAGGCCTCCGCCGTGATCCTGCCCGTTCTGGAGGCCACCGACCTGGTCATCTCGTGGCTGCTGCCGCTCTCGGAGCACAGCTGCGACTACGGCTCGCTGCTGCCCCAGGTGCGGGCGCTGCGCGAGCAGGTCGACTGGGAACGGGCCGCCGCCGTCGTACAGGACTCGCCGTACGCGTTCACCTTCCTGACCCTGCTGGAGCGCCTTGAAGTGATCTCCGGCCCGGTCAAGCCGGTGGGCGATCCATCCTGGCCCTGA
- a CDS encoding GPGG-motif small membrane protein: MATLLWIIAVVLVIAGIYVILARRDLLWGIVLIVLGFLVGPGGVSIFNV, encoded by the coding sequence ATGGCTACTCTGCTTTGGATCATCGCAGTCGTTCTCGTCATCGCCGGGATCTACGTCATCCTGGCCCGTCGCGACCTCCTCTGGGGGATCGTCCTGATCGTCCTCGGTTTCCTCGTCGGCCCCGGGGGTGTGAGCATCTTCAATGTCTGA
- a CDS encoding metallophosphoesterase family protein — protein sequence MRELRIAAVGDVHLDESLRGRYREQLDGIDEHADVLLLAGDLTRHGTLEEGRVVADEFRGLPIPVVAVLGNHDHHSDLPAEIAALLSDAGITVLHDDATVLDIDGVRLGVVGGKGFGGGYAGKCASDFGEPEIKAFIGHTKRIADRWRVALKELQADRRVVLSHYSPVKDTLHGEPLEIYPFLGSYLLAEAVDAEGADLIIHGHAHAGTEKGVTPGGIRVRNAALPVLGRAYGVYCL from the coding sequence GTGAGAGAGCTGCGGATAGCGGCGGTCGGAGACGTTCACCTGGACGAGAGCCTCAGGGGGCGCTACCGCGAACAGCTGGACGGCATCGATGAGCACGCGGACGTGCTGCTGCTGGCCGGAGACCTGACCCGGCACGGCACCCTTGAGGAGGGACGGGTGGTGGCGGACGAGTTCCGCGGCCTGCCGATCCCGGTGGTCGCCGTGCTCGGCAATCACGACCACCACTCCGACCTGCCCGCGGAGATCGCGGCCCTGCTGTCCGACGCCGGGATCACGGTCCTGCACGACGATGCGACCGTGCTCGACATCGACGGAGTACGGCTCGGCGTGGTCGGCGGCAAGGGCTTCGGCGGAGGGTATGCGGGCAAGTGCGCCAGCGACTTCGGTGAGCCCGAGATCAAGGCGTTCATCGGGCACACCAAGCGGATCGCCGACCGCTGGCGGGTGGCGCTCAAGGAGCTCCAGGCCGACCGGAGGGTCGTGCTGTCGCACTACTCACCGGTCAAGGACACCCTGCACGGGGAGCCGCTGGAGATCTATCCCTTCCTGGGCAGCTACCTGCTGGCCGAGGCGGTGGACGCGGAGGGGGCCGATCTGATCATCCACGGCCACGCGCACGCGGGGACGGAGAAGGGCGTGACACCCGGGGGCATCAGGGTGCGCAACGCGGCGCTGCCGGTGCTGGGACGGGCATACGGGGTCTACTGCCTTTAG
- a CDS encoding DUF6328 family protein, translated as MSDESPHDGIRERSHASDLGEEGESGESHQERPRARDLREEAEPGESHKERVDRELGELLQGLRVAVTGVQVLFAFLLTLPFAAGFHKVDSLGRWLFFVALLSAALASVCFITPAAQHRLLFRTGLKEKMLHRANELGVAGAVGLAIAMTSSVALVAETVINAWPAAIFGGVIALASGWLWILQPIVDLYKTKDVKS; from the coding sequence GTGTCTGACGAGTCCCCACATGACGGAATACGGGAACGGTCCCACGCGAGTGACCTCGGGGAAGAAGGGGAGTCGGGCGAGAGCCACCAGGAACGGCCCCGCGCGCGTGACCTCAGGGAGGAAGCGGAGCCGGGCGAGAGTCACAAGGAACGGGTGGACCGTGAGCTCGGCGAGCTACTTCAGGGGTTGCGGGTCGCCGTCACCGGCGTTCAGGTCCTTTTCGCCTTCCTGCTGACACTGCCGTTCGCGGCCGGCTTCCACAAGGTGGACTCCCTCGGTCGCTGGCTCTTCTTCGTCGCGCTGCTGAGTGCCGCACTGGCCTCCGTCTGCTTCATCACCCCCGCCGCTCAGCACCGCCTGCTGTTCCGGACCGGACTGAAGGAGAAGATGCTGCACCGCGCCAACGAACTCGGCGTCGCCGGGGCCGTCGGGCTCGCGATCGCGATGACCAGCTCGGTGGCGCTCGTCGCGGAGACGGTCATCAACGCGTGGCCGGCCGCGATCTTCGGCGGGGTGATTGCGCTGGCCAGCGGGTGGCTCTGGATCCTGCAACCCATTGTCGATCTATATAAGACCAAGGATGTTAAGTCTTGA
- a CDS encoding DUF4235 domain-containing protein, whose amino-acid sequence MSRAVSRGTSAVSGMLGGVIAGAIFKQVWKLASGKDDAPQANSDEYGWKEILVASAIQGAIFGVVRAAIDRSAARSIHRATGK is encoded by the coding sequence TTGAGCAGGGCCGTATCCCGAGGGACGAGCGCCGTAAGCGGAATGCTCGGCGGTGTCATCGCCGGAGCCATCTTCAAGCAGGTCTGGAAGCTCGCGTCGGGCAAGGACGACGCGCCCCAGGCGAACTCCGACGAGTATGGCTGGAAGGAGATCCTGGTCGCGTCGGCCATCCAAGGAGCGATCTTCGGCGTGGTCAGGGCCGCGATCGACAGGTCCGCGGCACGGAGCATCCACAGAGCCACCGGCAAGTGA
- a CDS encoding BON domain-containing protein, translating to MEAPQYVAARVQRALAEDERTNELGIRVDVRGEQLFLRGQVPGDERRALIADVASEAAPGLTVRNEITVMEVRGPGKEEKL from the coding sequence ATGGAGGCTCCGCAGTACGTCGCCGCGCGTGTGCAACGCGCGCTGGCCGAGGACGAGAGGACCAACGAACTCGGCATCCGGGTGGACGTCCGGGGTGAGCAGCTCTTCCTGCGTGGTCAGGTGCCCGGCGACGAGCGCCGTGCGCTGATCGCCGACGTGGCGAGTGAAGCCGCTCCCGGCCTGACGGTCCGCAACGAGATCACCGTCATGGAGGTCAGGGGCCCCGGAAAGGAGGAGAAGCTGTGA
- a CDS encoding alpha/beta hydrolase: MNDYKGVSYAQIPGFRPLLLDLRVPSGEGPFPLVVWIHGGAFLFGDRRFLPETVQPDSVFDALIEAEIAVATIDYRLSGEALFPAQLDDVKAALTYLRASAEEFNLDADRIGLWGESAGGHLAALAGLTDSAISAVVAWYPLTDLSVIDPNNPETPMAKLIGGPSAELPALAAQASPVSHVRAAAPPFLLIHGTADEQLPHSQSEMLHKLLLAAGVSSTFLPVEGAGHMFTGHDDIANLITVSVAFLAQV; encoded by the coding sequence ATGAACGACTACAAAGGTGTCAGCTACGCGCAGATCCCCGGTTTCCGTCCTCTGTTGCTCGACCTTCGCGTGCCCTCTGGTGAGGGACCGTTTCCGCTGGTGGTGTGGATCCACGGCGGCGCTTTCCTTTTCGGCGACCGGAGATTCCTCCCCGAGACCGTGCAACCGGATTCGGTGTTCGACGCGCTTATCGAGGCGGAGATCGCCGTGGCCACAATCGACTACAGGCTCTCGGGCGAGGCGCTGTTCCCCGCCCAGCTCGACGACGTCAAAGCGGCATTGACCTACCTGCGAGCCTCCGCCGAGGAGTTCAATCTCGATGCCGACCGCATCGGCCTGTGGGGTGAGTCCGCGGGCGGCCACCTTGCGGCGCTGGCCGGGCTCACCGACAGCGCAATCTCTGCCGTGGTCGCCTGGTATCCACTCACCGACCTCAGCGTCATCGACCCGAACAACCCCGAAACGCCGATGGCGAAACTGATCGGTGGGCCGTCCGCCGAGTTGCCCGCACTCGCCGCGCAGGCCAGCCCCGTCAGCCATGTCCGGGCCGCCGCGCCACCCTTCTTGCTTATTCACGGCACTGCCGACGAGCAGCTTCCGCACAGCCAAAGCGAGATGTTGCACAAGCTGCTGCTGGCGGCGGGCGTGAGCTCAACGTTCCTGCCGGTCGAGGGAGCCGGGCACATGTTCACGGGCCACGACGATATAGCGAACCTCATTACCGTCTCAGTGGCATTCCTCGCGCAGGTGTGA
- a CDS encoding DUF6458 family protein, with protein MTIAGGIVLIMLGAILTWAVEFDIAGFDINIVGVILMLGGLVWLVFAIYRISIARRAVAPTTTTVVEDPVTHRRVYEERGYNDPPVV; from the coding sequence ATGACCATCGCAGGTGGAATTGTTCTCATCATGCTCGGCGCCATTCTTACCTGGGCGGTCGAGTTCGACATCGCCGGGTTCGATATCAACATCGTCGGCGTCATCCTGATGCTCGGCGGTCTTGTGTGGCTGGTGTTCGCGATCTACCGGATCAGCATCGCCCGCCGGGCCGTGGCACCCACCACGACCACCGTGGTCGAGGACCCGGTCACCCACCGCCGTGTCTACGAGGAGCGTGGCTACAACGACCCGCCGGTCGTCTGA